From Bacteroidales bacterium, the proteins below share one genomic window:
- a CDS encoding putative metal-binding motif-containing protein: MVYPGATEVCDGFDNNCDGFIDYLVVGAPIWYLDNDNDGYGTNNYFYQGCTDRSFN; the protein is encoded by the coding sequence GTGGTATATCCGGGAGCGACTGAGGTGTGCGACGGCTTCGACAACAATTGCGACGGCTTTATAGATTATCTTGTCGTTGGAGCTCCCATTTGGTACTTGGATAATGATAACGATGGTTATGGAACAAACAACTATTTTTACCAGGGTTGCACAGACAGGAGTTTCAACTAA
- a CDS encoding putative metal-binding motif-containing protein gives MKGLTLLLLFLLTCSLSFSQIAVNNDGTLPDPSAMLDIKSTSKGMLIPRLTTSQRDMVASPATGLLIYNTTTLSFDYYTGSGWIKLGKALPEGTQAGDMLVWNGSDWQPASFKYYHLDRDGDTFGDPITLIYSPVQPTGYVLNDCDNDDNDPFSGGGVVRTYYPDRDGDGHGDPTGTPAQGCIAPPGYAMFSQDDCDDNNPLVFPGAAELCDSIDNDCDGIIDEKVTLFIDLDQDMFGDPGNSIQSCMPFPAGYVTNSMDCDDTDPLTNPMNPYEACDGKDNNCNGDIDESPTFAFFDGDSDGYGDINNPMPWNCGQALPPNYSFSFNDCNTENPAINPGATEICDGIDNDCDGQVDEDVTTLTTFYADADNDGFGDIAVTTEAAGCTPPAGYASNSMDCDDNNPNMNPNTQETCNGTDDNCNGVIDEGVASNGSTSYWDYDGDGYGDANQPLTLCYAQWGYVANAGDCDEFNPAVYPGATEICDGIDNNCNGQVDEDVVLLTWYFDADNDGYGVNDNTIQASSMWESCFP, from the coding sequence ATGAAAGGCCTTACTCTACTACTCCTCTTTCTGCTCACCTGCTCCTTATCTTTTTCACAAATTGCAGTTAATAATGATGGCACCCTGCCTGATCCTTCTGCAATGCTGGATATAAAATCCACATCGAAAGGGATGCTGATTCCAAGACTGACAACATCCCAACGTGATATGGTTGCCTCTCCTGCCACAGGGCTGCTCATTTACAACACCACTACCTTATCTTTTGATTATTATACCGGCTCCGGCTGGATAAAACTTGGAAAGGCCCTGCCAGAGGGAACCCAGGCAGGGGATATGCTTGTTTGGAATGGAAGCGATTGGCAGCCAGCTTCTTTTAAATATTATCACCTTGATCGTGATGGTGACACTTTTGGGGATCCGATCACATTAATTTACAGCCCGGTTCAACCTACAGGATATGTTCTGAATGACTGCGACAATGACGACAATGATCCTTTTTCAGGTGGTGGAGTCGTGAGAACTTATTACCCCGACAGAGATGGTGACGGGCATGGCGATCCAACCGGAACTCCTGCCCAGGGATGTATTGCTCCCCCGGGTTATGCGATGTTTAGTCAGGATGATTGCGATGACAACAATCCTCTTGTTTTTCCGGGTGCTGCTGAGCTCTGTGACAGCATCGATAATGATTGCGATGGAATTATCGATGAGAAGGTTACGCTGTTCATTGACCTTGACCAGGATATGTTCGGAGATCCCGGTAATTCAATTCAGTCCTGTATGCCTTTTCCTGCAGGATATGTTACAAATTCAATGGACTGCGACGATACCGATCCATTGACAAATCCGATGAATCCCTATGAAGCCTGTGATGGCAAGGATAATAACTGTAATGGAGATATTGATGAAAGTCCAACATTTGCTTTCTTCGACGGTGATTCTGACGGTTATGGAGATATTAACAATCCGATGCCATGGAACTGTGGACAGGCCCTGCCCCCGAATTATTCATTCAGTTTTAATGATTGTAATACCGAAAATCCTGCCATTAACCCTGGAGCAACAGAAATATGTGATGGAATAGATAATGATTGTGATGGCCAGGTAGATGAAGATGTAACAACACTCACTACGTTTTATGCTGATGCTGATAACGATGGATTTGGAGATATTGCGGTGACAACAGAAGCTGCTGGTTGCACCCCTCCAGCCGGTTATGCGAGCAATTCCATGGATTGTGACGACAATAATCCAAACATGAACCCTAATACTCAGGAAACCTGCAATGGAACTGATGATAACTGCAACGGAGTGATTGACGAAGGAGTGGCCTCTAACGGAAGTACCTCTTATTGGGATTATGACGGTGATGGATATGGTGATGCAAATCAACCGTTGACCCTTTGCTATGCCCAATGGGGTTACGTTGCCAATGCCGGTGATTGTGATGAATTCAATCCCGCTGTATATCCTGGTGCCACAGAAATTTGCGATGGGATAGATAATAACTGCAATGGACAGGTTGATGAGGATGTGGTTCTGCTTACCTGGTATTTCGATGCCGATAATGATGGCTACGGAGTGAATGATAACACAATTCAGGCGTCTTCTATGTGGGAATCCTGTTTTCCTTAA
- a CDS encoding putative metal-binding motif-containing protein — MITMVMEQTTIFTRVAQTGVSTNGDCNDSHPYVHPNAPEICGNSLDDNCNGIFDEAGCQ; from the coding sequence ATGATAACGATGGTTATGGAACAAACAACTATTTTTACCAGGGTTGCACAGACAGGAGTTTCAACTAATGGTGATTGCAATGATTCCCATCCTTATGTTCATCCTAATGCACCAGAAATCTGTGGTAACTCGCTTGATGATAATTGCAATGGAATATTTGATGAAGCAGGATGCCAGTAA
- a CDS encoding lysophospholipid acyltransferase family protein, translating to MNGNDPLRLLRNGLLFSQNIRLTKPLLKLMRLNRLEDLMSTGCGGQGTTFIDQLFRKLEITLEISPDDLNRIPKTGPFIVVANHPFGGLDDLVLLRIISGIRQDFRIFSNPVLEKFNCLEPYFLPGTAFSSIGSHRSTTEQLLNIAHYLQSGGCVGIFPSGKVSGYDINSNNITDSKWGNPVLRFIRSSGVPVVPVYFKGGNSLFFQLLGMIHPSLQKFQLSSELLNKKNSSIELRIGNPIPVKDQQEFTDIERFGRYLRAKTYALGTSLEVKKFFTKVDEHLPIAEEIIAAIPSEILHAEIEKLSHDRLLFEVAPFKVYCSPAIEIPNLILEIGRLREETFRQVGEGTNKKIDLDEYDLYYRHLFIWDTEALQLVGAYRLGMGAEILAKYGIKGFYIHSLYRISEGLRPVMGTAIELGRSFIVASYQRKPLSLYCLWKGILYFLLKLPEYRYLLGPVSISNRFSDFSRSLMIEYIMLHYFDHQMAEFVKPRNPFRMNTGDVDVEILLEGSRDIGKFDKHIRDVDFEDAGMPVLLKKYLGLNGKIVSFNLDPDFNDALDGLLVLDLMNVPMQVITSLSKEINDDSILERFNPDRQGFSK from the coding sequence ATGAATGGTAACGATCCACTAAGGCTCCTCCGGAATGGATTGCTGTTTAGTCAGAATATCCGTCTGACCAAACCCCTTCTCAAACTTATGCGCCTGAACCGTCTTGAGGATCTCATGTCAACCGGTTGCGGCGGACAAGGGACTACTTTCATTGACCAATTGTTCCGCAAGCTTGAAATTACCCTGGAAATCAGTCCCGACGACCTGAACCGAATCCCCAAAACCGGGCCTTTTATCGTAGTAGCCAATCATCCTTTTGGCGGACTTGATGACCTGGTTTTACTTCGCATTATCTCAGGAATCAGGCAGGATTTTCGGATTTTCTCCAACCCTGTACTGGAAAAATTCAATTGCCTCGAACCTTACTTCCTTCCGGGTACAGCATTTTCATCCATCGGGAGCCACCGATCCACAACAGAACAACTTCTGAACATAGCTCATTACCTGCAATCGGGTGGTTGCGTTGGAATTTTCCCTTCCGGTAAAGTGTCCGGCTACGATATAAACTCCAATAACATTACCGATTCCAAATGGGGTAACCCGGTACTGAGATTTATCAGGAGTTCGGGTGTGCCAGTAGTCCCGGTCTACTTTAAAGGGGGCAATAGCCTCTTTTTCCAGTTGCTGGGAATGATCCACCCTTCCCTTCAGAAATTCCAGCTCTCATCAGAACTACTCAATAAAAAAAATTCCTCCATCGAACTACGTATCGGCAACCCAATCCCTGTTAAAGATCAGCAGGAATTTACCGATATCGAGCGCTTCGGAAGGTACCTCCGCGCTAAAACCTATGCCCTGGGAACCTCTCTTGAAGTGAAAAAATTCTTTACCAAAGTGGACGAACATCTCCCAATAGCAGAGGAGATCATAGCCGCAATCCCTTCGGAAATCCTACATGCCGAGATTGAAAAACTATCCCATGACCGGCTTTTATTCGAAGTTGCACCGTTTAAAGTGTATTGTAGCCCTGCGATTGAAATCCCTAATCTCATTCTGGAAATTGGAAGACTTCGCGAAGAAACATTCCGTCAGGTTGGAGAGGGAACAAATAAAAAAATCGACCTGGATGAATATGACCTTTATTACAGGCACCTTTTTATCTGGGATACAGAAGCCCTTCAATTGGTAGGAGCCTACAGACTTGGAATGGGGGCTGAAATCCTTGCCAAATACGGGATAAAAGGATTTTATATTCACAGCCTTTACAGGATCAGCGAAGGACTGCGGCCTGTTATGGGGACAGCCATCGAACTTGGACGATCATTCATCGTTGCTTCGTATCAGCGTAAACCCCTATCTTTGTATTGCCTTTGGAAAGGCATACTGTATTTTCTGCTTAAACTCCCTGAATACCGCTACCTCTTAGGCCCTGTAAGCATCAGTAACCGTTTTTCCGATTTCTCCAGAAGCCTGATGATCGAATATATCATGCTTCATTATTTTGATCATCAAATGGCGGAATTTGTGAAACCCAGGAATCCTTTCAGAATGAATACAGGGGATGTAGATGTGGAAATCCTGCTGGAAGGATCAAGGGACATAGGTAAGTTTGATAAACATATCAGGGATGTGGATTTTGAAGACGCAGGAATGCCCGTTCTATTGAAAAAATACCTCGGTTTAAATGGTAAAATTGTTTCATTTAACCTGGATCCTGATTTCAATGACGCACTGGATGGATTATTGGTCCTCGACCTCATGAATGTTCCTATGCAGGTAATTACCAGCCTTTCCAAGGAAATAAATGATGATTCCATCCTCGAAAGATTTAATCCTGACAGGCAGGGATTTAGTAAGTAA
- a CDS encoding GxxExxY protein, with translation MSDIVLKDESYSIIGICMDVHNQLGAGFLEIVYKDALEYEFKKANIPFEREKEYVVNYKDIILPHRFYADFVVYDGIILEVKGVSSIPEGFIAQCINYLKVSQNKLALLVNFGELRLNYKRILLG, from the coding sequence ATGAGCGATATAGTATTAAAAGACGAAAGCTATTCCATTATTGGTATTTGTATGGATGTGCACAATCAATTAGGGGCCGGATTCCTGGAAATCGTTTATAAGGATGCCCTTGAGTATGAATTCAAAAAAGCAAATATTCCATTTGAGCGAGAGAAAGAGTATGTTGTGAATTACAAGGATATTATTTTGCCTCATCGATTTTATGCTGATTTTGTTGTTTACGATGGGATTATCCTGGAGGTAAAAGGAGTCTCTTCTATTCCGGAGGGATTTATTGCACAGTGCATCAATTACCTGAAAGTCTCACAGAATAAACTAGCCCTGCTGGTTAATTTTGGAGAACTTAGACTGAACTACAAAAGGATACTTTTAGGTTGA
- the metG gene encoding methionine--tRNA ligase: MSDQKNYKRITVTSALPYANGPIHIGHLAGVYVPADIYVRYMRSIGADVIFIGGSDEHGVPITIRARKEGLTPQQVVDKYHEIIKKSFEEFGIAFDVYSRTSAPIHHETASAFFRKLYDQHEFIEQFSEQYYDVESKHFLADRYITGTCPRCGFERAYGDQCESCGSTLSATELINPKSALSGNVPVMKETKHWFLPLDRYEGWLKEWILESHKEDWKTNVYGQCKSWLDSGLQPRAVTRDLDWGVKVPVEGSEGKVLYVWFDAPIGYISATREWSEKTGKDWEPYWKSQDTKLVHFIGKDNIVFHCIIFPAMLKAEGSYILPDNVPANEFLNLEGDKISTSRNWAVWLHEYLVDFPGKQDVLRYVLAANAPETKDNDFTWKDFQTRNNSELLSILGNFVNRTLVLTHKYFGGKIPPRAALSDYDKQVLADIAIFPGKIASSIESYRFREALNELMNLARLGNKYLTDTEPWKVFATNPEQVGTNLNISLQICANLSVLGEPFLPFTATKLLGMLNIGPFKWNQAGSADLLPDGHQLNTASLLFERIEDDVIAAQVQKLLDTKAANEAEATPINPSKPEISYDDFGKIDLRVGVILEAEKVAKTQKLLKLTIDTGIDKRTVVSGIAEHYNPEEIIGQKVVLLLNLAPRNLKGIESKGMILMAENKEGKLCFVTPTEAFGPGSEIR; encoded by the coding sequence ATGAGCGATCAGAAGAATTACAAGCGGATCACCGTTACTTCAGCCCTTCCCTATGCGAACGGGCCTATCCATATCGGGCATTTGGCCGGTGTTTATGTACCTGCTGATATTTATGTCCGTTATATGCGCTCAATAGGTGCTGATGTAATCTTTATCGGGGGTAGTGATGAGCATGGAGTTCCTATTACGATCCGTGCACGTAAAGAAGGGCTCACCCCTCAGCAGGTGGTGGATAAATATCATGAAATCATTAAGAAGTCGTTTGAAGAATTTGGAATCGCTTTCGATGTTTATAGCAGAACTTCTGCACCCATCCATCATGAAACAGCATCTGCCTTTTTCCGTAAGCTTTATGATCAGCATGAGTTCATTGAACAGTTCAGTGAGCAGTATTACGATGTAGAATCGAAGCATTTCCTTGCTGACCGTTATATTACCGGGACTTGTCCGAGATGTGGCTTTGAACGGGCTTATGGCGACCAGTGCGAAAGTTGTGGATCTACCCTGAGTGCTACTGAATTAATCAACCCCAAATCGGCTTTGAGTGGCAATGTTCCTGTTATGAAAGAAACCAAACATTGGTTCCTGCCCCTCGACAGGTACGAAGGATGGTTAAAGGAATGGATACTGGAATCGCATAAAGAAGACTGGAAAACCAATGTTTACGGGCAATGCAAATCATGGCTCGATAGCGGACTTCAACCCCGTGCCGTAACCCGCGACCTGGATTGGGGTGTTAAAGTGCCGGTGGAAGGTTCGGAAGGGAAAGTGTTATACGTATGGTTTGATGCACCCATTGGTTATATATCTGCTACCAGGGAATGGTCGGAGAAAACAGGAAAAGACTGGGAACCCTACTGGAAGTCGCAGGACACCAAACTGGTCCATTTTATTGGAAAAGATAATATCGTTTTCCATTGTATCATTTTTCCCGCTATGCTGAAGGCTGAAGGAAGTTATATCCTCCCCGACAATGTGCCGGCCAATGAGTTCCTGAATCTTGAAGGCGATAAAATTTCCACTTCCCGCAACTGGGCAGTCTGGTTGCATGAATACCTGGTTGATTTCCCGGGGAAACAGGATGTATTGAGGTATGTGCTGGCAGCGAATGCTCCGGAAACAAAAGATAATGATTTCACATGGAAAGATTTCCAGACCCGCAACAATAGCGAGTTACTATCGATCCTTGGAAATTTTGTGAACCGCACACTGGTACTCACCCATAAGTATTTTGGCGGGAAAATCCCTCCAAGGGCAGCTTTATCTGATTACGATAAACAGGTTTTGGCAGATATTGCCATTTTCCCCGGCAAAATTGCTTCCAGCATTGAGAGTTACCGTTTCAGGGAGGCATTGAATGAACTGATGAACCTGGCACGTCTCGGGAATAAGTACCTGACTGATACTGAGCCCTGGAAAGTATTTGCCACAAATCCCGAACAGGTAGGTACTAACCTGAATATTTCACTACAGATTTGTGCCAATCTATCGGTTCTTGGTGAGCCCTTTCTGCCTTTTACTGCTACAAAGCTCCTGGGCATGCTGAACATTGGTCCGTTCAAATGGAATCAAGCCGGATCAGCCGATCTGCTCCCTGATGGCCACCAGTTAAACACGGCCTCTCTGCTTTTCGAAAGAATTGAGGATGATGTGATTGCAGCCCAGGTCCAGAAGTTACTCGATACAAAAGCAGCCAATGAGGCAGAAGCTACACCTATTAATCCATCGAAACCGGAGATCAGTTATGATGATTTTGGTAAAATTGACCTGAGAGTGGGGGTGATACTGGAAGCTGAGAAAGTGGCCAAAACACAAAAATTACTGAAGCTCACCATTGATACCGGCATCGATAAAAGAACCGTTGTTTCAGGGATTGCTGAACATTATAATCCGGAAGAGATCATCGGGCAAAAAGTAGTCTTGTTGCTTAACCTTGCTCCCCGCAACCTGAAAGGGATTGAATCCAAAGGGATGATCCTTATGGCTGAGAATAAAGAAGGGAAACTTTGCTTTGTTACTCCCACTGAGGCATTCGGACCGGGTTCTGAAATCAGGTAA
- a CDS encoding PKD domain-containing protein gives MKSFFLIIALFLFLFGSAQNQGNIWYFGTHAGLDFNTGSPVYLEDGMLDTFEGTASMCNSSGELLFYTDGVMVYDADHNIMNNGFGLMGNSHTTQSALIIPFPGTNAQYLIFTLDYAYSNGTFSYSIVDMTQNNGLGAVTAKNVFIQEGCTEKMSAVFHENQQDIWVIIHERDNNIFKSYLITSAGFVNNPVVSATGPAITGPQGSLKASPDGSLLAMATYHQKRAEIYHFDKATGMVSYNQGFSYPDATYGVEFSGDNSKLYVNVSYDIKQIYQIDLSVYTNILIATPVMAPGAMQLGPDGKIYVALYDRPNTGSSNLGVINSPELSGTACNYADAAISLGSGLSKVGLPTLLHYAQNLVNAYFFADAGCSNEAVYFTDLSSTASGYIQQWIWNFGDGSAVDTINFPNNPNVQHLFSYPGTYNVSLTAINNQGYLNTRTQVVATTPVPEANFVYSANCANQAVVFGDLSSPNGGGDIVGWNWNFGDPASGVNNTSLLSDPIHIYSVVGTFNVSLIVTSLSGCTDTIVKQVISNVLSLDFTYSTACMREIIHFSPDTMVMNPGSIATWYWDFGDGSTSTLPKPDHMYNQSGLYTVSLSVTDTLGCFNTVTHLVSVGSVPAALFTFTTTFCTYSPVQFTDLTNHGNGMTSSWLWDFGDGQISLEQNPTHIYENEGNYLVCLTVQNECGEDTYCDRIDVFKPLVSSFTYNYQGNFAVQFENLALSAESVLWDFGDGQTSNQINPVHIYSEAGNYLVCLTVSNACNTASSCEYVYIQLYSGIQDPISESGIMLFPNPAHNEVFIEASNYKVYKVEIFTSQGIHTDTFIPGHFQTTYRISLKGKTSGNYTLRLLTDKGSITRSLIIQ, from the coding sequence ATGAAATCATTTTTTCTTATCATCGCATTATTTCTATTTCTTTTTGGTTCAGCACAAAATCAGGGGAACATATGGTATTTCGGTACCCATGCCGGACTTGATTTTAACACAGGCTCACCTGTTTATCTTGAGGATGGTATGCTGGATACTTTTGAAGGGACAGCTTCAATGTGTAACAGTAGTGGTGAATTGCTGTTTTACACGGATGGTGTAATGGTGTACGATGCGGATCACAACATCATGAATAACGGATTTGGACTGATGGGCAACTCTCATACTACACAATCGGCACTTATAATTCCCTTTCCTGGTACCAATGCACAATACCTGATTTTTACACTGGATTATGCTTACAGCAATGGCACTTTTTCATATTCAATTGTAGATATGACCCAGAACAATGGTTTAGGTGCAGTCACTGCGAAAAATGTATTTATTCAGGAGGGTTGTACGGAGAAAATGTCTGCAGTTTTTCATGAAAATCAACAGGATATCTGGGTCATTATTCATGAAAGAGACAACAATATTTTCAAAAGCTACCTGATCACCTCAGCAGGATTTGTTAACAATCCGGTGGTTAGTGCCACAGGGCCTGCAATCACCGGGCCCCAGGGCAGTTTAAAGGCTTCACCTGATGGTAGCTTGCTGGCTATGGCTACCTACCATCAAAAGCGAGCTGAAATCTATCATTTTGATAAGGCTACGGGAATGGTCTCTTACAACCAGGGTTTTTCTTATCCGGATGCAACTTATGGAGTGGAATTCTCGGGCGATAATTCAAAACTTTATGTCAATGTATCCTATGATATTAAGCAGATCTACCAGATTGACCTCTCGGTTTACACGAACATCTTAATTGCTACTCCTGTTATGGCTCCCGGTGCTATGCAACTGGGCCCGGACGGGAAGATATATGTTGCCCTTTACGACAGGCCTAATACAGGAAGTTCTAATTTAGGAGTGATTAATTCTCCTGAATTATCAGGAACCGCATGTAATTATGCAGATGCAGCCATTTCCCTTGGGAGCGGCTTATCGAAAGTAGGATTGCCTACTTTACTGCATTATGCGCAAAATCTTGTGAATGCATATTTCTTTGCCGATGCAGGCTGTTCAAATGAGGCCGTATATTTCACTGATTTATCAAGCACAGCTTCGGGTTACATCCAGCAATGGATCTGGAACTTTGGTGATGGTTCAGCAGTTGATACCATTAATTTCCCTAATAATCCCAATGTTCAGCATTTGTTTTCCTATCCCGGGACTTACAATGTTTCACTCACAGCCATTAACAACCAGGGATATCTCAACACAAGAACCCAGGTTGTTGCCACCACACCAGTTCCTGAGGCAAATTTTGTTTATTCCGCTAACTGTGCAAACCAGGCAGTGGTTTTCGGCGACCTTTCATCACCTAATGGAGGAGGTGATATCGTTGGCTGGAACTGGAATTTCGGTGATCCGGCATCAGGTGTGAATAATACCTCTTTGCTTTCTGATCCTATACATATTTACAGCGTTGTAGGCACTTTTAATGTCAGCCTCATCGTAACCAGTCTTTCAGGTTGTACAGATACCATTGTCAAGCAGGTAATCAGTAATGTTTTGTCGCTTGATTTTACCTATTCAACCGCTTGCATGAGGGAAATAATTCACTTCAGCCCGGATACCATGGTGATGAATCCCGGATCCATTGCTACCTGGTATTGGGATTTCGGGGATGGAAGCACCTCTACTCTTCCGAAACCTGATCATATGTATAACCAATCAGGATTGTATACTGTATCGCTTTCAGTGACCGATACCCTGGGTTGCTTCAATACGGTGACGCACCTTGTTTCTGTGGGTTCTGTTCCAGCAGCATTATTTACGTTCACCACCACCTTCTGTACCTATTCACCGGTTCAATTCACTGATCTTACAAATCATGGAAACGGGATGACAAGTTCGTGGTTATGGGATTTCGGGGATGGTCAAATATCTTTGGAACAGAATCCGACCCATATTTATGAAAATGAAGGGAATTATCTGGTTTGCCTTACTGTTCAAAATGAATGTGGAGAGGATACCTATTGTGACAGGATTGATGTATTCAAGCCATTGGTCAGCAGTTTTACCTATAATTATCAGGGAAATTTTGCGGTTCAATTTGAGAATCTTGCTTTATCTGCTGAAAGTGTTTTATGGGATTTTGGTGATGGTCAGACTTCAAATCAAATTAATCCTGTCCACATTTATTCCGAAGCCGGGAATTACTTGGTTTGCCTTACCGTGTCAAATGCATGCAATACGGCATCTTCCTGCGAATACGTGTATATTCAGCTTTATTCGGGAATCCAGGATCCTATTTCAGAAAGCGGAATAATGTTATTCCCCAATCCAGCACATAATGAAGTATTTATAGAAGCCAGCAATTACAAGGTGTACAAAGTGGAAATATTTACCAGCCAGGGCATTCATACAGATACTTTTATTCCCGGTCATTTTCAAACTACTTACCGTATTTCTTTAAAGGGAAAAACTTCAGGAAATTACACTTTACGTTTGTTAACCGATAAAGGTTCCATTACCCGGAGCCTGATTATTCAGTAA
- a CDS encoding glycerol acyltransferase, translating into MKYIDVHKSIKESKSAFLKKLPRFVINWIAKIICQDELNYVLDKFKDCQGGDFHRSVMKELNLTLVVDGLENLPDKNKCFFMANHPFGILDGLALTKTVIEKYGDFRAIGNEAFELIPNLRPYIALVNPYGLSSKQYVLELEKVYQSDIAITHFPAGEVSRHYHGKIQDRAWQKSFITRAISCERDIVPFYFHGRNSRLFYGINLVRRFFGIKLNIELMLLPREFFRKRNSTIRFTIGKPIPWQTFDTSHTHVQWAEKVKEHVYSLAAADGSTKEFTVRTPK; encoded by the coding sequence ATGAAGTACATTGATGTTCATAAATCTATTAAGGAAAGTAAATCTGCTTTTCTCAAAAAACTACCCCGCTTTGTTATTAACTGGATTGCAAAAATCATTTGCCAGGATGAATTAAACTATGTGCTGGATAAATTCAAGGACTGCCAGGGAGGAGATTTTCACAGGAGTGTAATGAAAGAACTCAATTTAACCCTGGTGGTTGACGGACTTGAGAATCTTCCTGACAAAAACAAGTGCTTTTTCATGGCAAACCATCCCTTCGGGATTTTGGATGGTTTAGCCCTTACAAAGACAGTGATTGAGAAATATGGTGATTTCAGAGCCATTGGGAATGAAGCTTTTGAGCTTATCCCTAACCTCCGCCCCTACATCGCCCTGGTGAATCCTTATGGATTAAGTTCAAAACAGTATGTGCTGGAACTTGAAAAGGTGTACCAGTCGGACATTGCCATTACTCATTTCCCTGCAGGAGAAGTTTCAAGACATTATCACGGTAAGATACAGGACCGGGCTTGGCAGAAGAGCTTTATCACCCGGGCCATCAGCTGCGAACGGGATATTGTCCCTTTCTATTTCCACGGCCGTAATTCAAGATTATTCTATGGCATTAACCTGGTGAGACGATTTTTTGGCATAAAGCTCAATATCGAACTTATGCTTTTACCCCGTGAGTTCTTCAGGAAAAGAAACAGTACTATCCGGTTTACCATAGGGAAACCCATTCCCTGGCAGACTTTCGATACATCACATACCCATGTTCAGTGGGCTGAAAAGGTAAAAGAACATGTGTATTCACTTGCTGCCGCCGATGGAAGCACAAAGGAATTTACAGTGCGTACACCAAAGTGA
- a CDS encoding radical SAM protein produces MNGEKDGFKDMYVKSALHYHTSEMPCHWDVNAYRGCGHGCRYCFAQYTHEYIEAGNFFDHIFVKRNIAEILDKELGKKSWGKQRINLSGVTDAYQPLEATTKLMPLIWKVLIKHKNPVILSTKSSLILRDIELISELASLTSVCITCSITIMDENLRKLIEPGAAPTEDRFKVLEAFGKVGCKTSVLLTPVMPGINDSMSNLETIYQKSSETGVTGISPWPLNLRGNTKSRFFSFLKLHFPELLPRYQQLFKGWHVDKSYSDELREKVQFLREKYGIPGVSLPPEEQKIAVVQLSLFD; encoded by the coding sequence ATGAACGGGGAAAAAGACGGGTTCAAAGATATGTATGTCAAGTCGGCTCTGCATTATCATACTTCAGAGATGCCTTGCCATTGGGATGTTAATGCATACAGGGGATGTGGGCATGGCTGCCGTTATTGTTTTGCCCAGTATACCCATGAATACATTGAAGCCGGAAACTTTTTTGATCATATTTTCGTCAAGAGAAACATTGCTGAAATCCTTGATAAAGAGCTTGGCAAAAAGTCGTGGGGCAAGCAGCGGATTAACCTCTCGGGAGTAACTGATGCCTATCAACCCCTGGAAGCAACAACGAAGCTGATGCCCTTGATCTGGAAAGTATTGATCAAACATAAAAATCCCGTTATCCTTTCAACCAAATCCTCACTGATCCTTCGCGATATTGAATTAATCAGCGAACTGGCTTCACTTACTTCTGTATGTATTACCTGTTCCATTACCATCATGGATGAAAACCTCCGCAAGCTGATAGAGCCGGGAGCTGCTCCAACTGAAGATCGCTTTAAGGTACTGGAGGCTTTTGGAAAGGTGGGGTGCAAGACGAGTGTTTTATTAACTCCCGTAATGCCTGGTATTAATGATTCGATGAGCAACCTTGAAACTATCTACCAGAAATCCTCTGAAACCGGCGTTACAGGCATCTCACCCTGGCCCCTAAACCTCAGGGGAAATACAAAAAGCCGGTTTTTCAGTTTCCTGAAATTGCATTTCCCGGAACTTCTCCCCAGGTACCAGCAATTATTCAAAGGCTGGCATGTAGATAAGAGCTATTCCGATGAACTCAGGGAAAAAGTACAGTTTCTTCGCGAAAAATATGGAATTCCCGGGGTTAGCCTTCCTCCTGAAGAACAGAAAATCGCCGTAGTACAGCTCAGCTTGTTTGATTAG